The Gillisia sp. Hel_I_86 genome has a segment encoding these proteins:
- a CDS encoding polyprenyl synthetase family protein, producing the protein MHTISEYREAFIEYLNAKVETREPKNLYEPITYILSLGGKRLRPVLVLMSAEIFDTPFEKALDAALAIEVFHNFSLVHDDIMDDAPLRRGEATVHEKWDLNTGILSGDAMLINAYQLFENYDGTIFKELAQLFTQTAIQVCEGQQYDIDFESRDDVEIEDYLKMIEYKTAVLVGASLQMGAIIAETTEECKKAVYQYGRLLGIAFQLQDDYLDAFGDPETFGKQPGGDIIENKKTFLYLKALEHSGKLDVNNLEDLYSINPMDASGKIEAVKIIFEESGAAELTRKEISKYTNQAFGILDKMDLPKNKKALLRQFGSSLMEREV; encoded by the coding sequence ATGCACACTATTTCTGAATATAGAGAAGCTTTTATTGAGTATTTAAATGCAAAAGTAGAGACTAGAGAACCTAAAAATCTTTACGAACCTATTACTTATATATTGAGTCTTGGAGGAAAGAGATTGCGCCCCGTTCTTGTGCTCATGAGTGCTGAGATATTTGACACCCCTTTTGAAAAAGCCTTGGATGCGGCATTGGCCATAGAGGTGTTTCATAATTTTTCCTTGGTGCATGACGATATTATGGATGATGCTCCATTAAGGAGGGGGGAAGCTACGGTACACGAAAAATGGGATTTAAACACCGGGATACTTTCTGGGGATGCCATGCTTATAAATGCCTATCAATTATTCGAAAATTATGATGGCACGATTTTTAAGGAACTGGCGCAATTGTTTACACAAACGGCAATCCAGGTTTGTGAAGGGCAGCAATACGATATAGATTTTGAGAGTAGGGATGATGTAGAGATTGAGGATTATCTTAAAATGATAGAATATAAGACGGCTGTTTTGGTGGGCGCTTCCTTGCAAATGGGCGCTATCATAGCCGAAACTACTGAAGAGTGCAAAAAAGCGGTATATCAATACGGTAGATTGTTGGGCATTGCATTCCAGTTACAAGACGATTACTTGGATGCCTTTGGAGATCCAGAAACTTTTGGAAAACAACCGGGGGGGGATATTATAGAAAACAAAAAGACATTTTTGTACCTAAAGGCATTAGAGCACTCGGGAAAATTAGATGTTAATAACCTAGAAGATCTTTACTCCATTAATCCTATGGATGCCAGTGGAAAGATAGAGGCTGTAAAAATTATTTTTGAAGAAAGTGGTGCTGCAGAACTTACGAGAAAAGAAATCTCAAAATATACAAACCAAGCCTTTGGGATTCTAGATAAAATGGATTTGCCAAAGAACAAAAAAGCATTGTTAAGGCAGTTTGGCTCTTCCCTAATGGAGCGTGAGGTTTAA
- the odhB gene encoding 2-oxoglutarate dehydrogenase complex dihydrolipoyllysine-residue succinyltransferase, translating to MALEMKVPSPGESITEVEIAQWLVEDGDYVEKDQPIAEVDSDKATLELPAEASGIITLKAEEGDAVAVGAVVCLIDTDAPKPGGGDKKEAKRNDEAKEEPQDDSKDESAEKEVKEQREEAPTKANSEKEEALTQTPSKPSTPSQQQDKTYATGTPSPSAKKILDEKGIDSKSVSGSGRDGRITKEDAVQAKASMGTPGTGKRGEERKKMSMLRRKVAERLVKAKNETAMLTTFNEVDMSAIFSLRKQYKEEFKEKHGVGLGFMSFFTLAVVRALELYPDVNSMLDGDYQIKYDYKDISIAVSGPKGLMVPVMRNVENLGFRGVEEEVKRLAIRARDGKITVDEMTGGTFTISNGGVFGSMLSTPIINPPQSGILGMHNIVERPVAIDGHVEIRPVMFVALSYDHRVIDGRESVGFLVAVKEALESPEELLMDNDVKRALEL from the coding sequence ATGGCTTTAGAAATGAAAGTTCCTTCTCCGGGAGAATCTATTACAGAGGTTGAAATAGCTCAATGGCTGGTAGAAGATGGAGATTATGTTGAAAAAGACCAGCCTATTGCTGAAGTAGATAGCGATAAGGCAACCTTAGAACTTCCTGCTGAGGCAAGCGGAATAATTACCCTGAAAGCGGAAGAAGGCGATGCCGTTGCTGTTGGTGCAGTGGTGTGCCTTATAGATACAGATGCCCCAAAACCAGGGGGTGGTGATAAAAAGGAAGCCAAACGCAATGATGAAGCTAAAGAGGAACCTCAAGATGATTCAAAAGATGAATCTGCAGAAAAGGAAGTAAAAGAACAAAGAGAAGAAGCGCCCACAAAAGCTAATAGCGAGAAAGAGGAAGCCTTAACCCAAACTCCTTCCAAACCTTCAACTCCATCTCAGCAACAAGATAAAACGTATGCTACCGGAACCCCGTCCCCTTCTGCCAAGAAGATTTTGGATGAAAAGGGAATAGATTCTAAATCTGTTTCTGGATCTGGACGTGATGGAAGAATCACCAAAGAAGATGCTGTACAAGCAAAAGCTTCTATGGGAACTCCGGGAACTGGGAAAAGAGGAGAAGAGCGTAAAAAAATGTCCATGTTACGTCGTAAAGTGGCGGAACGTTTGGTGAAAGCTAAAAATGAAACAGCCATGCTTACTACTTTTAATGAGGTAGATATGTCGGCTATTTTCTCGTTACGTAAACAATACAAAGAAGAATTCAAGGAGAAGCATGGAGTAGGCTTAGGATTTATGTCCTTCTTTACCCTTGCCGTTGTTCGTGCCCTGGAATTATATCCAGACGTAAACTCTATGTTAGATGGAGATTACCAAATAAAATACGATTACAAAGACATCAGTATTGCAGTATCCGGTCCTAAAGGATTAATGGTTCCTGTAATGCGCAATGTAGAAAACCTTGGTTTTAGGGGAGTAGAAGAGGAAGTGAAGCGTCTTGCAATTCGCGCTAGGGATGGTAAGATCACTGTGGATGAAATGACGGGTGGAACCTTTACTATTTCCAATGGTGGTGTTTTTGGATCCATGTTATCTACGCCAATTATAAATCCACCTCAAAGCGGGATTTTGGGAATGCACAACATTGTGGAAAGACCAGTGGCAATAGATGGTCACGTGGAAATTAGACCTGTCATGTTTGTTGCGCTTTCTTACGATCACAGGGTGATTGATGGAAGAGAGTCTGTTGGTTTCTTGGTTGCTGTTAAAGAAGCTTTAGAGAGTCCGGAAGAATTATTGATGGATAACGATGTGAAAAGAGCATTGGAACTATAG
- a CDS encoding efflux RND transporter periplasmic adaptor subunit, with amino-acid sequence MKKLLYISALSFLLASCANKNESVDSLISNGDLTAIKAKKTELNNQQKSLRLDLEKLNEYIQSKEKDELPVLVTTRTLNDTLFKHFVEVQGNVETDQNIILYPNYSGVLTNIYVKPGQKVTKGQRLATIDDAGLSSQLAQQETQTSLAETTFERQERLWNQKIGSEIQYLEAKSNFESLKNASNQLRSQLARTVITAPFSGVVDNVIADQGQVVNQGQTEVIRLVNLDNMYVKASIPENYTKSIKKGTEVMVNLSSIGQDYKGIVRQVGNYINPDNRTFDVQIEIPNKDGFVKPNLIATVKVNDYTSENTITIPENILQENSNGESIAYIYEAINDSVGIAKKAILELGSIYQNNIEVKSGLSAGDIIILEGAKSIRDGQRVTAIN; translated from the coding sequence ATGAAAAAGTTATTATATATATCAGCATTAAGTTTTTTACTCGCTTCCTGTGCAAACAAAAACGAATCTGTGGATTCTTTAATTAGCAACGGGGACCTTACCGCCATAAAAGCAAAAAAAACCGAATTGAACAACCAGCAGAAAAGTTTAAGGTTGGATTTGGAAAAGCTCAATGAATACATCCAGTCTAAAGAAAAAGACGAATTGCCGGTGTTGGTTACTACACGAACCCTTAACGATACCCTGTTTAAACATTTTGTAGAAGTTCAGGGAAATGTAGAAACAGATCAAAACATTATTTTATACCCAAATTATTCTGGGGTCTTAACCAATATCTACGTTAAACCTGGGCAAAAAGTTACCAAAGGACAGCGCTTGGCGACTATAGATGATGCCGGTCTTTCCAGCCAATTGGCACAACAAGAAACCCAAACTTCCCTGGCCGAGACAACCTTTGAGCGGCAGGAGCGATTATGGAATCAGAAGATTGGATCCGAGATCCAGTACCTAGAGGCAAAATCCAATTTCGAATCTTTAAAGAATGCTTCCAACCAACTAAGATCTCAATTGGCAAGAACAGTAATTACCGCCCCTTTTAGCGGAGTTGTGGACAATGTGATCGCAGATCAAGGGCAAGTTGTAAATCAAGGACAAACAGAAGTGATTAGATTGGTAAATCTGGATAACATGTATGTGAAAGCTTCAATCCCCGAAAATTATACGAAAAGCATTAAAAAAGGAACAGAAGTCATGGTGAACCTCTCTTCTATAGGCCAGGATTATAAAGGAATTGTTAGACAGGTGGGAAATTATATTAATCCGGACAACAGGACCTTTGATGTGCAAATTGAAATTCCCAATAAGGATGGTTTTGTAAAACCAAACCTTATAGCAACGGTCAAGGTAAACGACTATACCAGTGAAAACACCATTACAATTCCAGAAAACATACTTCAGGAAAATTCCAACGGGGAAAGCATCGCATACATTTATGAAGCAATAAACGACAGCGTTGGGATTGCTAAAAAGGCAATATTGGAATTGGGTTCCATTTATCAAAATAATATCGAGGTAAAAAGCGGATTAAGTGCTGGCGATATCATTATCCTAGAAGGCGCAAAAAGCATACGGGATGGGCAACGGGTAACTGCAATTAACTAA
- a CDS encoding 2-oxoglutarate dehydrogenase E1 component, which yields MDKFSFLNAAPTAYFANLYDQYLQNPDSVEPSWRAFFQGFDFGMEQDGKLSQEAHQENGVAPQEFALAEVPENIRKEFQVIRLIDGYRTRGHLFTRTNPVRERRQYVPTLALENFGLTSEDLEKTFSAGEIIGIGTTTLKDIVGHLETIYCQSIGVEYMYIRKPEEIDWIQKKLNINDNQPNFNDAEKKNILAKLNKAVSFESFLHTKYVGQKRFSLEGNESLIPALDILIEKAASLGVKDFVMGMAHRGRLNTLTNIFGKSAKDIFSEFDGKDYEQDIFDGDVKYHLGWTSCRTTESGNGININIAPNPSHLETVGAVVEGISRAKQDRHFKDDFSKVLPIIVHGDAAIAGQGLVYELVQMAQLEGYKTGGTIHIVVNNQIGFTTNYLDGRSSTYCTDVGKATLSPVLHVNADDAEAVVHAILFALDFRMQFKRDVFIDLLGYRKYGHNEGDEPRFTQPKLYKAIAKHQNPRDIYAEKLIKSGVIEEGHVKKLEEEYKANLEEELVDSRKEDTTRITPFMQDEWEGFENVQEDTMMAPVDTTIDIKILDKVAKIITKLPEDKKFLRKIAKLIEAREKMYFETNQLDWAMAELLAYGTLMTEGYSVRMSGQDIERGTFSHRHAVVKVEESEEEIILHNNIPDRKGDFSIYNSLLSEYGVVGFDYGYAMASPDTLTIWEAQFGDFVNGAQIMIDQYISAAEDKWKLQNGLVMLLPHGYEGQGAEHSSGRMERFLQLCATDNMFVADVTTPANMYHLLRRQMKVNYRKPLIVFTPKSLLRHPKVLSTKEEFASGTFQTVIDDATAKVDKVKSLVFCTGKFYYDLLRHQEDNKREDIALVRVEQLFPLPEKRINEVMAKYKNADDIVWAQEEPRNMGAYSYLLLHFDAAKSFRVCSRKFYGSPAAGSSVRFKKRHEKVIESVFDKTMV from the coding sequence ATGGACAAATTTTCATTTCTAAACGCTGCACCTACAGCTTACTTCGCAAATCTTTACGATCAGTATTTACAAAATCCAGATAGCGTAGAACCTAGTTGGAGAGCTTTCTTTCAAGGTTTCGACTTTGGAATGGAGCAAGATGGAAAACTTTCTCAAGAAGCACATCAGGAAAATGGTGTTGCACCACAAGAGTTCGCGCTAGCCGAAGTCCCGGAAAATATAAGAAAAGAGTTTCAGGTAATCCGATTAATAGACGGTTATAGAACTCGAGGGCATTTGTTTACTAGAACAAATCCAGTAAGGGAACGTAGGCAATATGTACCTACTTTAGCGTTAGAGAATTTCGGATTGACTTCAGAAGATCTAGAGAAAACATTTAGTGCAGGGGAAATTATAGGAATTGGGACCACAACGCTAAAAGATATCGTTGGGCATTTGGAAACGATTTATTGCCAATCTATCGGAGTGGAATATATGTATATCCGAAAGCCTGAGGAGATCGATTGGATTCAGAAAAAACTTAATATCAACGATAATCAGCCTAATTTTAATGACGCCGAAAAAAAGAATATCCTTGCCAAATTAAATAAGGCTGTTTCTTTTGAAAGCTTTTTGCATACCAAATATGTGGGGCAAAAAAGATTTTCTTTAGAAGGGAACGAGAGTTTAATTCCAGCATTGGATATCCTTATAGAAAAAGCTGCAAGTCTTGGTGTAAAAGATTTTGTAATGGGAATGGCTCACCGGGGAAGATTGAATACACTTACCAATATCTTCGGGAAAAGTGCAAAAGACATCTTTAGTGAATTTGATGGCAAGGATTACGAACAAGATATTTTTGATGGAGATGTAAAATATCATTTGGGCTGGACCAGTTGTAGGACTACTGAAAGTGGTAACGGGATAAACATAAACATTGCTCCCAACCCATCTCACTTAGAGACCGTAGGGGCGGTTGTAGAAGGAATTTCCAGAGCAAAACAGGATAGGCATTTTAAAGACGATTTTTCTAAGGTTTTACCCATAATTGTACATGGGGATGCAGCAATTGCAGGCCAAGGTTTGGTATACGAGCTGGTGCAGATGGCGCAATTGGAAGGCTACAAAACTGGTGGAACTATTCATATTGTTGTGAACAATCAAATTGGATTTACTACCAATTATTTAGATGGACGTTCTTCTACTTATTGTACAGATGTGGGAAAAGCGACCCTTTCACCTGTACTTCACGTAAATGCCGATGATGCAGAAGCGGTTGTGCATGCAATTTTATTTGCTTTAGATTTTAGAATGCAATTCAAAAGGGATGTCTTTATAGATCTATTGGGATATAGAAAATATGGGCATAATGAAGGAGATGAGCCAAGATTTACTCAGCCTAAATTATATAAAGCAATTGCAAAGCACCAAAACCCACGGGATATTTATGCTGAAAAATTGATCAAAAGTGGGGTAATTGAAGAGGGTCATGTAAAGAAACTAGAAGAAGAATATAAAGCAAATTTAGAAGAAGAACTAGTAGATTCCCGTAAAGAAGACACTACAAGGATCACCCCTTTCATGCAAGATGAATGGGAGGGATTCGAGAATGTGCAGGAAGACACGATGATGGCTCCTGTAGATACTACTATAGATATAAAGATACTCGATAAGGTTGCTAAAATAATCACGAAACTTCCAGAGGACAAGAAATTCCTTAGAAAGATCGCAAAGCTTATAGAGGCTCGTGAAAAAATGTATTTTGAAACCAATCAATTGGATTGGGCCATGGCAGAACTGCTTGCTTATGGAACTTTGATGACCGAAGGATATAGCGTACGAATGAGTGGGCAAGATATAGAAAGAGGCACTTTTTCTCACCGTCACGCAGTGGTTAAAGTCGAAGAAAGTGAAGAGGAGATCATTCTGCACAATAATATTCCAGACAGAAAAGGGGATTTTAGTATTTACAATTCCTTATTGTCAGAATATGGTGTGGTAGGATTCGATTATGGGTACGCCATGGCGAGTCCAGATACACTCACCATTTGGGAAGCCCAGTTTGGGGATTTTGTGAATGGTGCACAAATCATGATAGATCAGTATATTTCTGCCGCAGAAGATAAGTGGAAATTACAAAATGGCTTGGTAATGTTACTGCCGCATGGATATGAAGGTCAAGGAGCAGAACATTCTTCAGGAAGAATGGAACGTTTTTTACAACTTTGTGCTACAGATAATATGTTTGTTGCCGACGTAACGACTCCTGCAAATATGTACCATTTGTTGAGGAGGCAAATGAAAGTGAATTACAGAAAACCTCTAATAGTATTTACCCCAAAGAGTTTGCTTAGGCATCCAAAAGTGTTGTCCACCAAAGAAGAATTTGCAAGTGGTACTTTCCAAACAGTGATAGACGATGCTACAGCCAAGGTTGATAAAGTAAAATCTTTGGTATTTTGTACCGGTAAATTCTACTACGACCTTTTAAGGCATCAAGAAGATAACAAGAGGGAGGATATCGCGCTGGTTCGTGTAGAGCAATTATTCCCTTTACCTGAAAAAAGGATAAATGAAGTAATGGCTAAATATAAGAATGCCGATGATATTGTCTGGGCCCAGGAAGAACCAAGAAATATGGGGGCATATAGTTATTTATTGTTGCATTTTGATGCAGCAAAAAGCTTTAGGGTTTGCAGTAGAAAGTTCTACGGATCTCCGGCAGCCGGTAGTTCAGTAAGGTTTAAAAAACGACACGAAAAAGTAATTGAAAGCGTATTTGATAAAACAATGGTGTAA
- a CDS encoding alpha-ketoglutarate decarboxylase — translation MFKKKLLLNYLAFYCLFTGLLGVNNLLAQENGAAQYLENDFWDSVRFGGSLGLSFGNKQFTGIIAPSAVYDFNEIVSAGVGLNAAYAKQGQSKATSLGGSVLALIRPLRFIQLSAEFQELNIHRKYELIGLDLEERYWVPALWAGIGYNTGNVVAGVRYDLLYDENKSFYSNAFMPFVSVYF, via the coding sequence ATGTTTAAAAAAAAACTGCTCCTTAATTATTTAGCCTTTTATTGTCTTTTTACCGGTCTTCTTGGTGTTAATAACCTTTTAGCACAAGAAAATGGAGCTGCACAATATTTGGAGAATGATTTTTGGGATTCGGTTAGGTTTGGCGGTAGCTTGGGATTGAGTTTTGGCAACAAGCAATTTACAGGAATCATTGCTCCATCGGCAGTTTACGATTTTAATGAAATTGTTTCGGCAGGAGTAGGATTGAATGCAGCATACGCCAAACAAGGCCAATCCAAGGCAACCAGCCTTGGGGGAAGTGTCTTGGCGCTAATAAGGCCTCTTAGGTTTATTCAACTTTCAGCAGAATTCCAGGAATTGAATATTCACAGGAAATATGAACTGATTGGCTTGGACTTAGAAGAGAGATATTGGGTGCCCGCGCTTTGGGCAGGAATTGGGTACAACACAGGAAATGTTGTCGCCGGCGTACGCTATGATCTTTTGTACGATGAAAACAAAAGCTTCTATAGCAATGCTTTTATGCCATTTGTTAGTGTATATTTTTAA
- a CDS encoding TolC family protein, whose translation MKKIILTLFLAFPVLIYAQDVDTNPVQTYTLEEAVAYGLENSYNSEIASKDVAIALKQKWEIIAQGLPQISGNAEYRNNIKLPVTILPGEIAGGDPGTFVPVTFGTKQNLTATAIWNQLIFDGSYIVGVQSAKTLLKISENAKVKTDLEVKQTITDAYGNVLLARESVEISKRNLTSIQKNYNDTKVTYENGLIEEESVEQLEITLLGVETSLNNAQRLEVIAYDILKLSMGIPVENSIVAVDNLEQLSTDNFDLQLLNKEIPVEENIDYRLAEDQSNQAEILVKLEKSKALPTLSAFLNYGTQGNSESFSFFNNNQIYYDQSVLGLSLNVPIFSSGSRSAKTAQKQIQFEQSLLQLEFTKNQVELEIQSAKNDYEFSLENYANKGKSLDLAERIENKNQVKFLEGLSSSFELNDAQQQLYRAQQEYLQAMLEVITTKTELENLLDTTKYSKEN comes from the coding sequence ATGAAAAAGATTATCCTAACCCTCTTTCTTGCGTTCCCTGTCCTTATATACGCACAGGATGTAGACACCAATCCCGTACAAACCTATACACTGGAAGAAGCCGTTGCGTATGGATTGGAAAATAGCTATAATTCAGAAATTGCTAGCAAGGATGTTGCAATTGCATTGAAACAAAAGTGGGAAATTATTGCTCAGGGCCTACCACAAATAAGTGGCAATGCAGAATATAGGAACAACATAAAACTGCCTGTCACAATTTTACCTGGTGAGATTGCTGGTGGAGATCCAGGAACATTTGTGCCCGTTACTTTTGGAACCAAGCAAAATTTAACTGCTACAGCAATCTGGAATCAGTTGATATTTGACGGCTCCTATATAGTAGGAGTGCAATCTGCAAAAACCTTGTTGAAAATTTCGGAAAACGCCAAGGTAAAAACGGACCTGGAGGTAAAACAAACCATTACCGATGCTTACGGGAATGTATTGCTGGCAAGGGAAAGCGTGGAAATTTCCAAAAGGAACCTTACTTCCATTCAGAAAAATTATAACGACACGAAAGTCACTTACGAGAATGGTCTTATTGAAGAAGAGTCTGTAGAGCAGCTGGAAATCACTTTACTTGGTGTGGAAACCAGTTTGAACAATGCGCAACGCTTGGAAGTGATTGCCTACGACATACTAAAATTAAGTATGGGAATCCCGGTGGAAAATTCTATAGTTGCGGTGGACAACCTAGAACAATTGAGTACCGATAATTTTGACTTGCAATTGCTGAACAAAGAAATTCCGGTAGAAGAAAATATAGATTATAGATTGGCAGAAGATCAAAGCAACCAGGCAGAGATCTTGGTGAAACTTGAAAAAAGCAAGGCCTTGCCCACTTTGAGTGCTTTTCTAAATTACGGGACACAAGGGAACAGCGAGAGTTTTAGTTTTTTCAATAACAATCAAATCTATTACGATCAATCTGTGTTGGGCCTTAGCCTAAATGTGCCAATTTTTAGTAGTGGCTCAAGAAGTGCCAAAACCGCACAAAAGCAAATTCAATTTGAGCAATCTTTACTGCAATTGGAATTCACTAAAAATCAGGTGGAATTGGAAATTCAATCGGCTAAAAACGATTATGAATTTAGCTTGGAGAACTATGCCAACAAAGGTAAAAGTTTGGATCTCGCCGAACGCATAGAAAATAAAAATCAGGTTAAATTTTTAGAAGGATTGTCTTCCAGTTTCGAATTAAACGACGCACAACAACAATTATATAGGGCACAGCAGGAATATTTACAAGCTATGTTGGAAGTAATCACCACCAAAACAGAACTGGAAAATCTACTGGACACCACAAAATATTCAAAAGAAAATTAA
- a CDS encoding TetR/AcrR family transcriptional regulator encodes MREKILHKAVELFLNFGFKSVTMDDIASEMGISKKTIYAHFSTKTKLVEAASLHIFDIISTGINCISAKKLNVIEETFEIKDFAMQHLNNERSSPQYQLNKYYPKTAALLKKKQYEIMQSCVVDNLNRGIETGIYRKDIPVSFISKIYFIGITGIKDNDIFPPEEISTPELMQNYLEYHLRAIVTDKGIKTLNQFIKKIPENK; translated from the coding sequence GTGAGAGAGAAAATTTTACATAAAGCTGTGGAGCTATTTTTAAACTTCGGATTTAAAAGTGTAACGATGGATGATATTGCCTCAGAAATGGGGATCTCAAAAAAGACCATCTATGCCCACTTTTCTACCAAAACAAAATTAGTGGAAGCAGCTTCACTTCATATTTTTGATATTATTTCAACCGGTATCAATTGCATTAGTGCCAAAAAGCTAAATGTGATAGAAGAGACTTTCGAAATAAAGGACTTTGCGATGCAGCATTTAAATAATGAACGCTCGTCGCCACAATATCAACTAAACAAATATTACCCTAAGACAGCTGCGTTACTAAAGAAAAAACAATATGAAATTATGCAGAGCTGTGTGGTGGATAATTTAAACAGGGGGATAGAAACCGGAATTTACCGAAAGGACATCCCCGTTTCATTTATCTCTAAGATCTATTTTATAGGGATTACGGGAATCAAGGATAATGATATTTTCCCACCTGAAGAAATTAGCACTCCTGAGTTAATGCAGAATTATCTTGAATATCATTTACGCGCCATAGTAACAGATAAGGGAATAAAAACACTCAATCAATTCATCAAAAAAATACCTGAAAACAAGTAA